The Populus trichocarpa isolate Nisqually-1 chromosome 2, P.trichocarpa_v4.1, whole genome shotgun sequence genome has a window encoding:
- the LOC7460491 gene encoding uncharacterized protein LOC7460491 isoform X4: MRLIGHEGSIFRIAWSSDGSKLVSVSDDRSARIWAVRDELKDSDNREEKVAGPVLFGHNARVWDCCICDSVIVTAGEDCTCRVWRLDGKQLKMIKEHIGRGIWRCLYDPTSSLLITAGFDSSIKVHQVSASISQSLEGQIESKPFIDRMEIFTCRIPNSSEYIGLMDSKSEYVRCLHFTCEDTLYVATNNGYLYHARLHGTVDVKWTKLAQLSEEVPIVCMDLLSKKLPKHSNGVDDWVALGDGKGNMTIVRIMGDVFTPEVGFTVTWSAGKERQLLGTYWCKALGCRFIFTADPRGILKLWRLSDPLPSGSLTYGRTFDASLIAEFTSCFGIRIMCLDASFEDEVLVCGDLRGNLVLFPLSKGLLLDKPTLPEIKISPLCYFKGSHGISTVSNISVAKLSDTIEIRSTGGDGCICYLEYDPDQCGLEFIGMKQVKELSLVQSVSADNNCLDDLANCGYAIGFASTDFIIWNLISEAKVVQIPCGGWRRPHSYYLGDVPEAMSCFAYVKDEIIYIHRKWVPEREWKIFPQNLHTQFHGREMHSLCFVSKNTLVEANGNDFQFDRSSWIATGCEDGTVRLTRYIPGVEGWLTSKLLGEHVGGSAVRSICSVSKMHIIASDLTNLSDWTKRQNTCAGDMDNPFLLISVGAKRVLTSWLLRDRNLDKENVFIEQEKMENENGYKPSSEVSSLMSFKWLSTDMPPRNSSSRGKTKVAENIQGITKELNVNIDVTSGPLLLEKGEGYSKISYDDKYEDDWRYLAVTAFLVKCAGSRLTVCFVVVACSDATLALRALVLPHRLWFDVALLVPLSSPVLTLQHVIIPSCLPFEENIRIGNVYIVISGATDGSIAFWDLTDNIEAFVQRLSTLNIEKSINCQTRPRTGRGSQGGRWWRTLSSGVPKNRPGDGLVAIKAGERTNCNLANHPMNEASTAVSDAENCTIVCSQAVDNTHHEPEVNSVNSLPGICEIRPFHVFNNVHQSGVNSLHISDIQDIQSSENGFAFSVISGGDDQALHCLKFDLSPLSTGKDSDVVTSNLINLFTSSESMKNNCCRQSQTNKYRIRFLYHDRIISAHSSAIKGVWTDGMWVFSTGLDQRIRCWLLQDNCKLTEQAYLIISVPEPEALHARARGRNHYEIAVAGRGMQMVEFSAS, translated from the exons ATGAG ACTTATTGGACATGAAGGCTCAATTTTTCGCATAGCATGGTCCTCAGATGGATCCAAACTGGTTTCCGTCTCTGATGATCGCAg TGCTCGTATCTGGGCTGTTAGGGATGAGCTGAAAGATTCAGATAACAGAGAGGAGAAGGTTGCAGGCCCTGTTCTGTTTGGTCATAATGCTAGAGTTTGGGACTGCTGTATCTGTGATTCT GTAATTGTCACTGCTGGTGAAGATTGTACATGTCGTGTATGGAGATTGGATGGCAAACAGCTCAAGATGATTAAGGAACACAT aGGAAGAGGTATATGGCGTTGTTTGTATGATCCAACCTCTTCACTCCTCATTACTGCTGGATTTGACTCTTCAATCAAAGTGCATCAAGTTTCTGCTTCTATTTCCCAGAGCTTGGAAGGACAAATTGAATCAAAACCATTCATTGACAGAATGGAGATATTTACCTGTCGCATCCCTAATTCATCTGAATATATTGGTCTCATGGACag CAAAAGTGAATATGTACGTTGCTTGCATTTCACATGCGAAGATACTCTTTATGTTGCGACAAACAATGGTTATCTGTACCATGCTAGATTACATGGAACTGTGGATGTAAAATGGACAAAGCTTGCTCAGCTCAGTGAAGAGGTGCCGATTGTTTGTATGGATTTGCTGTCCAAAAAACTCCCCAAACATTCCAATGGAGTTGATGACTGGGTTGCTTTAGGAGATGGTAAAGGAAACATGACAATTGTGAGAATTATGGGTGACGTTTTCACTCCTGAAGTGGGTTTCACCGTCACCTGGTCAGCCGGGAAAGAGAGACAACTCTTAGGAACCTATTGGTGCAAGGCATTGGGATGTAG GTTCATTTTTACTGCTGATCCTAGAGGAATTTTGAAGCTATGGAGGTTAAGCGATCCTTTACCATCTGGTTCTCTCACTTATGGAAGAACTTTTGATGCATCCCTTATAGCAGAATTCACATCATGTTTTGGAATTCGGATTATGTGTCTAGATGCATCATTTGAGGATGAG GTGCTGGTATGTGGGGATTTGCGTGGAAATCTGGTTCTTTTCCCTTTGTCAAAGGGCTTGCTGCTGGACAAACCTACTCTTccagaaataaaaatttcaccATTGTGTTATTTTAAAGGATCTCATGGAATATCAACTGTATCCAACATTTCTGTTGCTAAATTGAGTGACACGATTGAAATACGCTCG ACTGGAGGTGATGGTTGCATATGCTATTTAGAATATGACCCAGACCAGTGTGGTTTGGAATTTATTGGGATGAAACAAGTAAAAGAATTGAGTTTAGTTCAATCTGTCTCTGCCGATAACAACTGCCTCGATGATTTGGCTAATTGTGGATATGCTATTGGTTTTGCATCAACAGATTTTATAATCTGGAACTTAATAAGTGAGGCAAAG GTTGTGCAAATTCCATGTGGTGGATGGCGACGTCCTCATTCTTATTATCTTGGTGATGTACCAGAGGCGATGAGCTGTTTTGCATATGTCAAG GATGAGATAATCTATATTCATCGAAAATGGGTACCAGAAAGGGAGTGGAAGATATTTCCCCAGAATTTGCACACCCAGTTTCATGGGAGAGAGATGCACTCCTTATGCTTTGTTTCTAAAAATACACTTGTTGAGGCAAATGGGAATGATTTTCAGTTTGATAGATCTAGTTGGATTGCTACTGGGTGTGAGGATGGAACTGTGAGGTTGACTAG GTATATTCCTGGAGTTGAGGGTTGGCTTACATCAAAATTGCTTGGGGAACATGTTGGTGGATCTGCTGTGAGATCAATATGCTCAGTATCAAAGATGCACATAATTGCTTCGGACTTGACCAACTTGTCAGATTGGACAAAGAGACAAAACACTTGTGCAGGGGACATGGATAATCCTTTCTTGTTGATCTCGGTTGGGGCAAAGCGGGTGCTAACTTCTTGGCTACTGAGAGATAGGAATCTAGACAAGGAAAATGTAtttattgaacaagaaaaaatggaaaacgAAAATGGCTATAAGCCTTCGTCAGAAGTATCCTCATTGATGTCTTTCAAATGGCTGTCAACTGACATGCCTCCCAGAAATTCCAGTTCTCGTGGAAAAACAAAAGTAGCTGAGAACATACAAGGAATAACCAAAGAACTTAATGTGAATATTGATGTAACATCAGGACCACTTTTACTGGAAAAGGGAGAGGGATATTCAAAAATTTCTTATGATGATAAGTATGAGGATGACTGGAGATATCTGGCTGTCACTGCTTTTCTGGTGAAGTGTGCTGGTTCCAG GTTGACTGTctgttttgttgttgttgcttgCTCAGATGCAACACTTGCACTGCGAGCTCTTGTTTTACCACATCGGTTATG GTTCGATGTGGCTTTGTTGGTTCCTCTATCATCACCAGTTTTAACATTGCAGCATGTCATCATTCCTAGCTGTTTGCCTTTTGAAG AGAACATTCGAATTGGAAATGTGTATATTGTGATCAGTGGAGCTACAGATGGAAGTATTGCCTTTTGGGATCTAACTGACAATATTGAGGCTTTTGTTCAGCGGTTATCAACACTGAACATAGAGAAGTCCATAAATTGTCAAACACGGCCACGCACTGGAAGAGGAAGTCAGGGTGGACGATGGTGGAGAACATTAAGCAGCGGTGTGCCTAAAAATAGACCAGGTGATGGTTTAGTTGCAATAAAAGCTGGAGAGAGGACTAACTGCAATTTGGCAAATCATCCTATGAATGAAGCATCAACAGCAGTAAGTGACGCGGAAAACTGCACAATAGTTTGTTCTCAAGCTGTAGACAACACACATCATGAACCAGAAGTGAATAGTGTCAATTCCTTGCCAGGAATATGTGAAATAAGGCCTTTCCATGTCTTCAATAATGTTCACCAATCAGGGGTCAACTCTCTTCATATTTCAGACATACAGGATATTCAAAGTTCTGAAAATGGTTTTGCATTCAGTGTAATAAGTGGAGGCGATGATCAAGCACTCCACTGTCTTAAATTTGATTTGTCACCATTATCAACAGGGAAGGATTCTGATGTCGTGACATCaaatctcatcaatttattCACTAGTTCTGAAAGCATGAAGAATAATTGTTGTAGACAAAGCCAGACAAACAAGTACAGGATCAGATTTTTATATCATGACCGAATCATCTCAGCTCATAGCTCTGCCATAAAAG GTGTTTGGACAGATGGCATGTGGGTGTTTTCTACTGGTCTTGATCAGCGCATCAGATGCTGGCTTCTTCAGGATAACTGTAAATTAACTGAACAAGCTTATTTGATCATTAGTGTTCCAGAGCCAGAAGCACTGCATGCTAGAGCCCGTGGCAG GAACCACTACGAAATTGCAGTGGCTGGGAGAGGAATGCAAATGGTTGAGTTCTCTGCGTCTTAG
- the LOC7460491 gene encoding uncharacterized protein LOC7460491 isoform X1, with the protein MEEQQQKQSRWKLERGHYLGEISALCFLHPPSNLSSLPFLLAGTGSQLLLYNLESGKIIKSFEVFDGIRVHGITCSSSEEESSNFPSLTVSFKIAVFGEKRLKLFNLHIQTPSQVNADLALIHCLPKFTHWVLDVSFFKNSAVSSSQEERQCLAIGCSDNSVHLWDMSVSSVVLQVQSPERCLLYSMRLWGDSLETLRIASGTIFNEIIVWKVVPVEPQLGGLPSTSLLEDDMYLSCSLPDSSQLRFQQHKSAHMCRLIGHEGSIFRIAWSSDGSKLVSVSDDRSARIWAVRDELKDSDNREEKVAGPVLFGHNARVWDCCICDSVIVTAGEDCTCRVWRLDGKQLKMIKEHIGRGIWRCLYDPTSSLLITAGFDSSIKVHQVSASISQSLEGQIESKPFIDRMEIFTCRIPNSSEYIGLMDSKSEYVRCLHFTCEDTLYVATNNGYLYHARLHGTVDVKWTKLAQLSEEVPIVCMDLLSKKLPKHSNGVDDWVALGDGKGNMTIVRIMGDVFTPEVGFTVTWSAGKERQLLGTYWCKALGCRFIFTADPRGILKLWRLSDPLPSGSLTYGRTFDASLIAEFTSCFGIRIMCLDASFEDEVLVCGDLRGNLVLFPLSKGLLLDKPTLPEIKISPLCYFKGSHGISTVSNISVAKLSDTIEIRSTGGDGCICYLEYDPDQCGLEFIGMKQVKELSLVQSVSADNNCLDDLANCGYAIGFASTDFIIWNLISEAKVVQIPCGGWRRPHSYYLGDVPEAMSCFAYVKDEIIYIHRKWVPEREWKIFPQNLHTQFHGREMHSLCFVSKNTLVEANGNDFQFDRSSWIATGCEDGTVRLTRYIPGVEGWLTSKLLGEHVGGSAVRSICSVSKMHIIASDLTNLSDWTKRQNTCAGDMDNPFLLISVGAKRVLTSWLLRDRNLDKENVFIEQEKMENENGYKPSSEVSSLMSFKWLSTDMPPRNSSSRGKTKVAENIQGITKELNVNIDVTSGPLLLEKGEGYSKISYDDKYEDDWRYLAVTAFLVKCAGSRLTVCFVVVACSDATLALRALVLPHRLWFDVALLVPLSSPVLTLQHVIIPSCLPFEENIRIGNVYIVISGATDGSIAFWDLTDNIEAFVQRLSTLNIEKSINCQTRPRTGRGSQGGRWWRTLSSGVPKNRPGDGLVAIKAGERTNCNLANHPMNEASTAVSDAENCTIVCSQAVDNTHHEPEVNSVNSLPGICEIRPFHVFNNVHQSGVNSLHISDIQDIQSSENGFAFSVISGGDDQALHCLKFDLSPLSTGKDSDVVTSNLINLFTSSESMKNNCCRQSQTNKYRIRFLYHDRIISAHSSAIKGVWTDGMWVFSTGLDQRIRCWLLQDNCKLTEQAYLIISVPEPEALHARARGRNHYEIAVAGRGMQMVEFSAS; encoded by the exons ATGGAAGAGCAGCAGCAGAAACAGAGCAGGTGGAAACTAGAGAGAGGGCATTACCTAGGAGAAATATCAGCTCTCTGTTTCCTCCACCCTCCTTCTAACCTCTCTTCTCTCCCTTTCCTCCTCGctg GCACAGGATCGCAACTGCTGCTATATAATTTAGAatcaggaaaaataataaaatccttTGAAGTTTTTGATGGAATTCGTGTCCATGGAATTACTTGCAGCTCCAGTGAAGAAGAGTCATCGAACTTTCCTTCTTTAACTGTTTCTTTCAAAATTGCTGTCTTCGGTGAAAAAAGACTCAAACTTTTCAACTTACACATTCAAACTCCTTCGCAAGTGAATGCAGATTTAGCTTTGATTCATTGCTTGCCCAAGTTCACTCATTGGGTCTTGGATGTTTCCTTCTTCAAG AACTCTGCAGTCTCTTCAAGTCAGGAAGAGAGACAATGTCTTGCAATTGGATGTAGTGATAACTCTGTCCATCTCTGGGATATGTCGGTGTCCAGTGTAGTTCTTCAAGTTCAATCTCCAG AGAGATGCCTTTTGTATTCCATGCGGTTATGGGGTGACAGTTTAGAAACTTTAAGAATTGCTTCCGGTACCATATTCAATGAG ATCATCGTTTGGAAAGTGGTTCCTGTAGAACCTCAACTTGGTGGGCTGCCTTCAACAAGTCTCTTGGAAGATGATATGTATTTGAGCTGTTCATTACCCGACTCTTCCCAGCTTCGTTTTCAGCAGCATAAATCTGCTCATATGTGCAGACTTATTGGACATGAAGGCTCAATTTTTCGCATAGCATGGTCCTCAGATGGATCCAAACTGGTTTCCGTCTCTGATGATCGCAg TGCTCGTATCTGGGCTGTTAGGGATGAGCTGAAAGATTCAGATAACAGAGAGGAGAAGGTTGCAGGCCCTGTTCTGTTTGGTCATAATGCTAGAGTTTGGGACTGCTGTATCTGTGATTCT GTAATTGTCACTGCTGGTGAAGATTGTACATGTCGTGTATGGAGATTGGATGGCAAACAGCTCAAGATGATTAAGGAACACAT aGGAAGAGGTATATGGCGTTGTTTGTATGATCCAACCTCTTCACTCCTCATTACTGCTGGATTTGACTCTTCAATCAAAGTGCATCAAGTTTCTGCTTCTATTTCCCAGAGCTTGGAAGGACAAATTGAATCAAAACCATTCATTGACAGAATGGAGATATTTACCTGTCGCATCCCTAATTCATCTGAATATATTGGTCTCATGGACag CAAAAGTGAATATGTACGTTGCTTGCATTTCACATGCGAAGATACTCTTTATGTTGCGACAAACAATGGTTATCTGTACCATGCTAGATTACATGGAACTGTGGATGTAAAATGGACAAAGCTTGCTCAGCTCAGTGAAGAGGTGCCGATTGTTTGTATGGATTTGCTGTCCAAAAAACTCCCCAAACATTCCAATGGAGTTGATGACTGGGTTGCTTTAGGAGATGGTAAAGGAAACATGACAATTGTGAGAATTATGGGTGACGTTTTCACTCCTGAAGTGGGTTTCACCGTCACCTGGTCAGCCGGGAAAGAGAGACAACTCTTAGGAACCTATTGGTGCAAGGCATTGGGATGTAG GTTCATTTTTACTGCTGATCCTAGAGGAATTTTGAAGCTATGGAGGTTAAGCGATCCTTTACCATCTGGTTCTCTCACTTATGGAAGAACTTTTGATGCATCCCTTATAGCAGAATTCACATCATGTTTTGGAATTCGGATTATGTGTCTAGATGCATCATTTGAGGATGAG GTGCTGGTATGTGGGGATTTGCGTGGAAATCTGGTTCTTTTCCCTTTGTCAAAGGGCTTGCTGCTGGACAAACCTACTCTTccagaaataaaaatttcaccATTGTGTTATTTTAAAGGATCTCATGGAATATCAACTGTATCCAACATTTCTGTTGCTAAATTGAGTGACACGATTGAAATACGCTCG ACTGGAGGTGATGGTTGCATATGCTATTTAGAATATGACCCAGACCAGTGTGGTTTGGAATTTATTGGGATGAAACAAGTAAAAGAATTGAGTTTAGTTCAATCTGTCTCTGCCGATAACAACTGCCTCGATGATTTGGCTAATTGTGGATATGCTATTGGTTTTGCATCAACAGATTTTATAATCTGGAACTTAATAAGTGAGGCAAAG GTTGTGCAAATTCCATGTGGTGGATGGCGACGTCCTCATTCTTATTATCTTGGTGATGTACCAGAGGCGATGAGCTGTTTTGCATATGTCAAG GATGAGATAATCTATATTCATCGAAAATGGGTACCAGAAAGGGAGTGGAAGATATTTCCCCAGAATTTGCACACCCAGTTTCATGGGAGAGAGATGCACTCCTTATGCTTTGTTTCTAAAAATACACTTGTTGAGGCAAATGGGAATGATTTTCAGTTTGATAGATCTAGTTGGATTGCTACTGGGTGTGAGGATGGAACTGTGAGGTTGACTAG GTATATTCCTGGAGTTGAGGGTTGGCTTACATCAAAATTGCTTGGGGAACATGTTGGTGGATCTGCTGTGAGATCAATATGCTCAGTATCAAAGATGCACATAATTGCTTCGGACTTGACCAACTTGTCAGATTGGACAAAGAGACAAAACACTTGTGCAGGGGACATGGATAATCCTTTCTTGTTGATCTCGGTTGGGGCAAAGCGGGTGCTAACTTCTTGGCTACTGAGAGATAGGAATCTAGACAAGGAAAATGTAtttattgaacaagaaaaaatggaaaacgAAAATGGCTATAAGCCTTCGTCAGAAGTATCCTCATTGATGTCTTTCAAATGGCTGTCAACTGACATGCCTCCCAGAAATTCCAGTTCTCGTGGAAAAACAAAAGTAGCTGAGAACATACAAGGAATAACCAAAGAACTTAATGTGAATATTGATGTAACATCAGGACCACTTTTACTGGAAAAGGGAGAGGGATATTCAAAAATTTCTTATGATGATAAGTATGAGGATGACTGGAGATATCTGGCTGTCACTGCTTTTCTGGTGAAGTGTGCTGGTTCCAG GTTGACTGTctgttttgttgttgttgcttgCTCAGATGCAACACTTGCACTGCGAGCTCTTGTTTTACCACATCGGTTATG GTTCGATGTGGCTTTGTTGGTTCCTCTATCATCACCAGTTTTAACATTGCAGCATGTCATCATTCCTAGCTGTTTGCCTTTTGAAG AGAACATTCGAATTGGAAATGTGTATATTGTGATCAGTGGAGCTACAGATGGAAGTATTGCCTTTTGGGATCTAACTGACAATATTGAGGCTTTTGTTCAGCGGTTATCAACACTGAACATAGAGAAGTCCATAAATTGTCAAACACGGCCACGCACTGGAAGAGGAAGTCAGGGTGGACGATGGTGGAGAACATTAAGCAGCGGTGTGCCTAAAAATAGACCAGGTGATGGTTTAGTTGCAATAAAAGCTGGAGAGAGGACTAACTGCAATTTGGCAAATCATCCTATGAATGAAGCATCAACAGCAGTAAGTGACGCGGAAAACTGCACAATAGTTTGTTCTCAAGCTGTAGACAACACACATCATGAACCAGAAGTGAATAGTGTCAATTCCTTGCCAGGAATATGTGAAATAAGGCCTTTCCATGTCTTCAATAATGTTCACCAATCAGGGGTCAACTCTCTTCATATTTCAGACATACAGGATATTCAAAGTTCTGAAAATGGTTTTGCATTCAGTGTAATAAGTGGAGGCGATGATCAAGCACTCCACTGTCTTAAATTTGATTTGTCACCATTATCAACAGGGAAGGATTCTGATGTCGTGACATCaaatctcatcaatttattCACTAGTTCTGAAAGCATGAAGAATAATTGTTGTAGACAAAGCCAGACAAACAAGTACAGGATCAGATTTTTATATCATGACCGAATCATCTCAGCTCATAGCTCTGCCATAAAAG GTGTTTGGACAGATGGCATGTGGGTGTTTTCTACTGGTCTTGATCAGCGCATCAGATGCTGGCTTCTTCAGGATAACTGTAAATTAACTGAACAAGCTTATTTGATCATTAGTGTTCCAGAGCCAGAAGCACTGCATGCTAGAGCCCGTGGCAG GAACCACTACGAAATTGCAGTGGCTGGGAGAGGAATGCAAATGGTTGAGTTCTCTGCGTCTTAG